One stretch of Candidatus Poribacteria bacterium DNA includes these proteins:
- a CDS encoding phytanoyl-CoA dioxygenase family protein → MLIRGEDSAINLRSTLTEEEKWHYDLFGYLVLRQVVSPREVERMLEIADGWFAAPKTAPEPMNVTQDEYSGVLNNVQYGDRIFERLSLNEKVMRIVMGLMWNRPRLFNCALVLQKQRPISEGEKERLHRDTSGFEFPDGFHNPHNDYQAGNGQIYSNFVNTAITLVDVPKDNGFMCIPGTHKSRITFPTTLDIDNEWAPAITFELKAGDCLIFSPRLMHGAKFWKVDSPRRVVFNRYQFSFYFNENYNLPIEAHRHRISEDEYELELIQRGEKGFAKRILKKLETGEELC, encoded by the coding sequence ATGCTAATTCGCGGTGAAGACAGTGCTATTAATCTCCGCTCCACGCTGACGGAAGAGGAGAAATGGCACTACGATCTGTTTGGTTATCTGGTGCTTCGACAGGTGGTATCGCCAAGAGAGGTTGAACGGATGCTTGAGATAGCGGACGGGTGGTTCGCTGCCCCTAAAACTGCACCGGAACCTATGAATGTCACGCAAGACGAATACAGCGGGGTTCTGAACAACGTTCAATACGGTGACCGGATCTTTGAACGATTATCGCTTAATGAGAAAGTGATGCGGATTGTAATGGGATTGATGTGGAACCGTCCGAGACTTTTCAACTGCGCGCTTGTCTTGCAAAAGCAACGTCCTATCTCTGAGGGTGAAAAGGAGAGACTGCATCGCGATACCAGCGGTTTTGAGTTTCCTGATGGATTTCATAATCCGCACAACGATTATCAAGCCGGTAACGGACAGATTTATAGCAATTTCGTCAACACCGCTATAACGCTCGTTGATGTCCCGAAGGACAACGGTTTCATGTGCATCCCCGGCACGCATAAATCACGAATTACGTTTCCTACGACGCTTGACATCGACAACGAATGGGCACCCGCAATTACGTTTGAGCTGAAGGCAGGGGATTGCCTCATCTTTTCACCGCGTTTGATGCACGGGGCAAAATTTTGGAAAGTCGATTCTCCACGTCGCGTTGTCTTCAATCGGTATCAATTCAGTTTCTATTTCAATGAGAATTATAACCTCCCAATAGAAGCCCATCGGCACCGCATCTCTGAAGATGAATACGAGTTGGAATTGATCCAACGCGGTGAAAAAGGGTTTGCCAAGCGGATCCTCAAAAAACTGGAGACGGGGGAGGAACTATGCTAA
- a CDS encoding phytanoyl-CoA dioxygenase family protein, translating into MLTQKEKWHLDLLGYFVVRNAVPKADVELMKAQMFEWSEWDASDFKPPMRINAPEGKPWWVYNMHYGHEAFQRLILNPEILRVATALTWNHPRVFDVVANICYPNADGLELHGGHKGWFRGPHHQYQVANDEIFASFFNLSVSLVDVPPGNGFACIPGSHKSNFQYPEDITMDDAPPMVHNVPVNAGDFIVFLPNTRHAGRRWNHEAYPRMTVFLRWVYAKQFHHTDASWWLPFDAHKDEIPVALHELESRDHGQRKALNELIDPFKVDIPE; encoded by the coding sequence ATGCTAACACAGAAAGAAAAATGGCATCTCGATCTGCTGGGTTATTTTGTGGTGCGGAACGCCGTGCCAAAAGCGGATGTCGAACTGATGAAGGCACAGATGTTTGAGTGGTCTGAATGGGATGCGTCAGACTTCAAGCCCCCTATGCGAATCAATGCACCAGAGGGGAAACCGTGGTGGGTCTATAACATGCACTACGGACATGAAGCGTTCCAACGGCTGATTTTAAATCCAGAAATCCTGCGCGTGGCGACTGCCTTGACGTGGAACCATCCGAGAGTCTTCGATGTCGTAGCGAATATTTGTTATCCTAACGCTGATGGTTTGGAACTCCATGGTGGACATAAAGGGTGGTTTAGAGGTCCACATCACCAATACCAAGTCGCGAACGATGAGATCTTCGCGAGTTTCTTTAACCTCTCTGTTTCGCTCGTGGATGTGCCACCGGGCAACGGATTTGCCTGCATTCCGGGAAGCCATAAATCCAACTTTCAGTATCCAGAGGACATCACGATGGATGACGCACCACCGATGGTCCACAATGTCCCCGTAAACGCTGGTGATTTCATTGTGTTTCTGCCGAACACGCGGCACGCGGGAAGGCGGTGGAACCATGAGGCGTATCCGCGGATGACGGTGTTCTTACGCTGGGTCTATGCGAAGCAGTTTCATCACACCGACGCGTCTTGGTGGCTTCCGTTCGATGCACACAAAGATGAAATTCCGGTCGCACTTCATGAGCTCGAAAGCCGAGATCACGGACAACGGAAGGCGTTGAATGAACTCATAGATCCGTTTAAAGTAGATATTCCCGAATGA